In one window of Arachis ipaensis cultivar K30076 chromosome B06, Araip1.1, whole genome shotgun sequence DNA:
- the LOC107605598 gene encoding LIM domain-containing protein WLIM1 isoform X1, which yields MAFAGTTQKCMACDKTVYLVDKLTADNRIFHKACFRCHHCKGTLKLSNYNSFEGVLYCRPHFDQLFKRTGSLEKSFEGTPKVAKPEKNTDEKPAAAKVSSMFGGTRDKCAGCQKTVYPTEKVTVNGTPYHKSCFKCCHGGCVISPSNYIAHEGKLYCKHHHVQLIKEKGNLSQLEGDHEKSAVQAKINGEEVTAET from the exons atgGCATTTGCAGGAACAACTCAGAAATGTATGGCTTGTGACAAAACCGTTTACCTTGTTGATAAGTTGACTGCGGATAACCGAATTTTCCACAAAGCTTGCTTCCGCTGCCACCACTGCAAAGGAACTCTCAAG CTGAGCAACTACAACTCTTTTGAGGGAGTTCTTTACTGTAGGCCGCACTTTGATCAACTTTTCAAGAGAACTGGTAGCCTTGAGAAAAGCTTCGAAG GAACACCAAAAGTTGCTAAACCAGAGAAAAACACTGATGAG AAACCTGCAGCAGCAAAAGTTTCAAGTATGTTTGGTGGAACAAGAGATAAATGTGCTGGTTGCCAAAAAACTGTGTATCCAACTGAGAAG GTCACTGTGAATGGGACTCCTTACCATAAGAGTTGCTTCAAGTGCTGCCATGGAGGATGTGTTATCAGCCCTTCCAATTACATCGCGCACGAGGGAAAACTCTACTGCAAACACCACCATGTCCAACTAATCAAGGAGAAGGGAAACTTGAGTCAGCTTGAAGGTGATCATGAGAAGAGTGCAGTGCAAGCGAAAATCAATGGCGAAGAAGTCACGGCTGAGACATAA
- the LOC107605597 gene encoding F-box protein At3g12350 → MASSLSFSDFPEDVQLCILSFLSPTEIATFSCTSKRFVSLCTSDSRLWFTMCERRWGSKTQINKWVKGAVTYRHLYRTLSEWENLIGFWRRSGPGSASISSPSLLFFEWWDTCISGFRVSPSTNGSYGVVKAPFLWMGLSDDGQIVNLLDPDGRGEVSVPEFAAVPANGEVGLTENELIPVNLSFMGRTHFVVEENQSFAAANSSSWSSDQKRNGCSRSMSPGNLSGDEYGSVGEDVSGSPGSLPDRLMSEIYQHLANRTSPGSDKSRKQRRREKERLAKRKWEPEHFVKIENCSPTPSRPLQGLWKGICDDMNLAFYLVVYDDIGGIACRRVGDPPERFSNYAPVFWTSKTTFLETPFSLEEETLYDSRLHIRPLQTSSEIQEQFHLSDVEVVNPFQQLHLSDNEVVKRILHISSSYDLVIPDAAGIVNPRSGEGRIWQYHNDTFGFGFLCDNFVIDMKHIFRNGCIVDIVNP, encoded by the exons ATGGCTTCGTCTCTGTCGTTTTCAGATTTCCCCGAAGACGTTCAGCTCTGCATACTGTCGTTTCTCTCTCCCACCGAAATCGCCACGTTCTCCTGCACATCAAAACGCTTCGTTTCGCTCTGCACCAGCGATTCGCGCCTCTGGTTCACGATGTGCGAGAGAAGGTGGGGTTCCAAGACACAGATCAATAAATGGGTGAAGGGTGCAGTCACGTACAGGCACCTCTATAGAACTCTAAGCGAGTGGGAGAATCTCATTGGCTTCTGGCGCCGGAGCGGCCCAGGGAGCGCTTCAATTTCTTCGCCTTCGTTGCTCTTCTTTGAGTGGTGGGATACTTGCATTTCGGGATTTAGGGTTTCTCCGTCGACCAATGGGTCATATGGCGTTGTTAAAGCTCCGTTTCTTTGGATGGGTCTTTCGGATGATGGCCAGATCGTTAATTTGTTGGATCCTGATGGCCGCGGTGAGGTTTCCGTGCCGGAGTTCGCGGCGGTGCCGGCGAATGGGGAG GTTGGATTAACTGAGAATGAGTTGATTCCAGTGAATTTGAGTTTCATGGGGAGGACGCATTTTGTTGTGGAGGAAAATCAGAGCTTTGCTGCTGCAAATTCTTCGAGTTGGAGTTCTGATCAGAAGAGGAATGGATGTAGTAGGAGTATGAGTCCTGGGAACCTAAGCGGCGATGAATACGGTAGTGTCGGGGAGGATGTCAGTGGATCGCCAGGAAGCTTGCCAGACCGGTTGATGTCTGAGATTTATCAGCATTTGGCAAATAGGACTAGCCCTGGAAGTGATAAGTCAAGGAAGCAGAGGAGAAGGGAGAAGGAGAGGCTGGCTAAGAGGAAATGGGAGCCTGAGCATTTTGTGAAGATCGAGAATTGCTCACCAACACCATCGCGGCCTTTACAAGGCCTTTGGAAG GGAATCTGTGATGACATGAATTTAGCCTTTTACCTTGTGGTGTATGATGACATCGGGGGCATTGCTTGCCGAAGAGTTGGGGATCCTCCTGAGCGCTTTTCCAACTATGCCCCGGTTTTCTGGACATCTAAAACGACGTTTCTGGAGACTCCATTTTCTCTGGAGGAAGAAACCTTGTATGACAGCCGGCTTCATATCAGACCGCTTCAAACAAGCTCTGAAATTCAAGAGCAGTTCCACTTGTCCGATGTCGAAGTGGTAAACCCATTTCAGCAGTTACATTTGTCAGACAACGAAGTTGTCAAACGAATTCTTCACATAAGCTCAAGCTATGATTTAGTTATTCCAGATGCAGCTGGAATAGTAAATCCAAGGAGTGGAGAGGGAAGGATTTGGCAATACCACAATGATACTTTTGGATTTGGATTCCTTTGTGACAACTTTGTCATAGACATGAAGCATATTTTCCGCAACGGTTGTATTGTGGATATAGTGAATCCTTGA
- the LOC107605598 gene encoding LIM domain-containing protein WLIM1 isoform X2 has translation MYLQLSNYNSFEGVLYCRPHFDQLFKRTGSLEKSFEGTPKVAKPEKNTDEKPAAAKVSSMFGGTRDKCAGCQKTVYPTEKVTVNGTPYHKSCFKCCHGGCVISPSNYIAHEGKLYCKHHHVQLIKEKGNLSQLEGDHEKSAVQAKINGEEVTAET, from the exons ATGTATCTGCAGCTGAGCAACTACAACTCTTTTGAGGGAGTTCTTTACTGTAGGCCGCACTTTGATCAACTTTTCAAGAGAACTGGTAGCCTTGAGAAAAGCTTCGAAG GAACACCAAAAGTTGCTAAACCAGAGAAAAACACTGATGAG AAACCTGCAGCAGCAAAAGTTTCAAGTATGTTTGGTGGAACAAGAGATAAATGTGCTGGTTGCCAAAAAACTGTGTATCCAACTGAGAAG GTCACTGTGAATGGGACTCCTTACCATAAGAGTTGCTTCAAGTGCTGCCATGGAGGATGTGTTATCAGCCCTTCCAATTACATCGCGCACGAGGGAAAACTCTACTGCAAACACCACCATGTCCAACTAATCAAGGAGAAGGGAAACTTGAGTCAGCTTGAAGGTGATCATGAGAAGAGTGCAGTGCAAGCGAAAATCAATGGCGAAGAAGTCACGGCTGAGACATAA